The following are from one region of the Halobacteriovorax vibrionivorans genome:
- the pepN gene encoding aminopeptidase N encodes MKTETPVVKYLADYKAPTHKIETVDLEFHLDDTQTQVFSKMKITPVNGNTLELNGEELKLKSVKVNGEEFSNYKEENEILTLTGLPSEAFTLEIHNEINPKANTALDGLYKSGGMFCSQNEPEGFRRITYFIDRPDNLSVFTTKIIADKKDYPFLLSNGNLIESGDLEDGKHFAVWNDPFAKPAYLYALVAGDLAVIEDTFKTKSGRDVKLQVFVDKGNEEKSHHAMESLKKSMKWDEKRFRLEYDLDIYMIVAVDSFNMGAMENKGLNIFNSAYVLASKETAEDRNFFGIESVVGHEYFHNWTGNRVTCRDWFQLTLKEGLTVFRDQEFSADLNSRSVCRINDVRNLKAAQFPEDAGPQSHPIQPKSYIEMNNFYTMTIYEKGAEVIRMYHTLLGEEGFQRGMDKYFELYDGQAVTTADFTHAMSVANDNYDFSQFRRWYDQAGTPVLDITTKYDEAAKEFTLTVNQSTPATPGQPTKEPFHMPFLLGLLDSAGNDMTLALKNRDDQNDLDRGLLHIKADTETFVFANVNERPVASLNRNFSAPVVLRSDLTDEDFVFLMANDNDDFNRYEAGQALALKNIHAMLKDENHQVDELFIKAWGSILNDNNIDEEFKAVCLSLPSMIDVAATIDIPNYRAIHEAKDKLFKLLANTYKLELASIYNDLSTERPFKVDAKAMGERKLRGFVLACLSTVEEHKELARECFKYATNMTDMMNSLSVMVNENLPGCQESLKEFYDKFKDQTLVMQKWLSVQASSCDDTTFDKVQELMKDEVFDMNVPNLVSALIGSFARNKVQFNHESGRGMKFIAEMIRKVDAINPQSASRLAGAFNDYRKMPADLKEIAKAELTAIVESDKTSKNVYEKLSKTLNS; translated from the coding sequence ATGAAAACAGAAACTCCAGTAGTCAAGTATTTGGCCGACTACAAGGCCCCAACTCATAAAATTGAAACAGTGGACCTTGAATTTCATCTCGATGATACACAAACTCAAGTTTTTTCAAAAATGAAAATCACACCAGTTAATGGAAATACTCTTGAATTAAATGGTGAAGAGTTAAAGCTTAAAAGCGTAAAAGTTAATGGAGAAGAGTTTTCAAATTATAAGGAAGAAAACGAGATTCTAACTCTTACTGGTCTTCCTAGCGAAGCTTTCACTTTAGAGATTCATAATGAAATTAACCCTAAAGCAAACACTGCTCTTGATGGCCTTTATAAGTCAGGTGGGATGTTTTGTTCACAAAATGAACCAGAAGGCTTTAGAAGAATAACTTACTTTATCGATCGTCCAGATAACTTAAGTGTTTTTACGACAAAGATCATTGCAGATAAGAAAGACTATCCATTTCTTCTTTCAAATGGAAACTTAATTGAAAGTGGAGATCTTGAAGATGGAAAGCATTTTGCTGTATGGAATGATCCATTTGCAAAGCCTGCTTATCTATATGCTCTTGTGGCAGGTGATCTTGCTGTTATTGAAGATACATTCAAAACGAAGTCTGGACGTGACGTTAAGCTTCAGGTTTTCGTTGATAAAGGTAATGAAGAAAAATCACATCATGCAATGGAATCACTTAAGAAGTCGATGAAGTGGGATGAAAAAAGATTTAGACTCGAATACGACCTTGATATTTATATGATCGTCGCTGTTGATTCATTCAATATGGGGGCGATGGAAAATAAAGGCCTTAATATTTTTAATTCAGCTTATGTACTTGCTTCAAAAGAAACTGCTGAAGATAGAAACTTCTTTGGTATTGAGTCAGTTGTTGGTCATGAGTATTTTCACAATTGGACAGGAAACCGTGTAACTTGTCGTGACTGGTTCCAGCTAACACTTAAAGAAGGTCTAACAGTATTTAGAGATCAAGAATTCTCTGCCGATCTAAATTCAAGATCAGTATGTCGTATTAATGATGTGAGAAACCTAAAGGCCGCTCAATTTCCTGAAGATGCAGGACCTCAATCACACCCAATTCAGCCAAAGTCATATATAGAAATGAATAACTTCTATACAATGACGATTTATGAAAAAGGTGCTGAAGTAATTCGTATGTACCATACACTTCTAGGTGAAGAAGGCTTCCAAAGAGGGATGGATAAGTACTTTGAGCTTTATGATGGACAGGCCGTAACAACGGCAGACTTCACTCATGCTATGAGTGTTGCCAATGATAATTATGACTTCTCACAATTTAGAAGATGGTATGATCAAGCGGGAACACCTGTTTTAGATATAACAACTAAATATGATGAAGCAGCTAAAGAATTTACTTTAACAGTTAATCAATCGACTCCTGCAACTCCTGGGCAGCCAACGAAAGAGCCTTTTCATATGCCTTTCTTACTAGGACTTCTTGATAGTGCTGGAAATGATATGACATTAGCTTTAAAGAATCGTGATGATCAAAATGATCTCGATCGTGGACTCCTTCATATAAAAGCGGATACTGAAACATTTGTATTTGCCAATGTTAATGAAAGACCAGTTGCTTCACTAAATAGAAATTTCAGTGCGCCAGTTGTTCTTCGCTCTGACTTAACTGATGAAGACTTCGTTTTCTTAATGGCAAATGATAATGATGACTTTAACCGTTATGAAGCTGGACAAGCTCTTGCCTTAAAGAATATTCACGCCATGCTAAAAGATGAAAATCATCAAGTTGATGAACTATTCATTAAAGCATGGGGATCGATTCTAAATGATAATAATATTGATGAAGAATTTAAGGCAGTTTGTCTTTCTCTTCCATCGATGATTGATGTTGCTGCAACAATCGATATTCCAAATTACCGCGCAATCCATGAAGCAAAAGATAAGCTATTTAAGCTTCTTGCTAATACTTATAAGTTAGAATTAGCTTCAATTTATAATGATCTTAGTACAGAGAGACCATTTAAAGTCGATGCTAAGGCGATGGGAGAGAGAAAGCTAAGAGGCTTTGTTCTAGCGTGTCTTTCAACAGTTGAAGAGCATAAAGAACTTGCTCGTGAATGCTTCAAGTATGCAACGAATATGACAGATATGATGAACTCATTAAGTGTTATGGTTAATGAAAACTTACCTGGTTGTCAGGAATCATTAAAAGAGTTCTATGATAAGTTCAAAGACCAAACTCTTGTTATGCAAAAGTGGCTCAGTGTGCAAGCTTCATCTTGTGATGATACAACTTTTGATAAAGTTCAAGAGCTAATGAAAGACGAAGTCTTTGATATGAATGTTCCAAATCTTGTTTCAGCTCTAATCGGTTCATTTGCACGTAATAAAGTTCAATTTAACCATGAAAGTGGACGAGGGATGAAATTTATTGCTGAAATGATTAGAAAGGTTGATGCAATTAACCCACAATCTGCTTCAAGACTTGCTGGTGCATTTAATGATTACCGTAAGATGCCTGCTGATCTTAAAGAGATAGCAAAGGCCGAACTTACTGCTATTGTTGAAAGTGATAAAACATCTAAGAATGTTTACGAAAAATTATCTAAAACATTAAATTCATAA
- the fbaA gene encoding class II fructose-bisphosphate aldolase, whose protein sequence is MPIATYEQYCDMLDSAKKGGYAYPAINVTSTSTANAAIKAFADMKSDGIIQVSTGGGKFASGQGLNDEVLGAISLAQHVHLVAAKYDVLIALHTDHCHPEKVDSFLIPLIEETEKRRAQGQPNLFHSHMFDGSVLPTNENIEMSKKLLERCAKSEIILEIETGVVGGEEDGVNNEDAPADKLYTTPEEMVEVTKALRPLGKFMYAATFGNVHGVYKPGNVKLRPEVLKEGQAAVAKELGADAENWLVFHGGSGSELSEIHETLGYGVIKMNIDTDTQYAYSRPVVDHMFKNYDEMLKIEGEVGNKKKYDPRAWMKKAENAMTERISQACRDLKSDGKSIIL, encoded by the coding sequence ATGCCAATAGCTACTTACGAACAATATTGCGACATGTTAGATAGCGCAAAAAAAGGCGGATACGCATATCCGGCCATTAACGTCACTTCAACGTCAACTGCAAATGCAGCAATCAAGGCCTTTGCCGATATGAAATCAGATGGAATCATTCAAGTCTCAACTGGTGGAGGAAAGTTTGCATCTGGACAAGGTCTAAATGATGAAGTCCTTGGCGCCATCTCTCTTGCGCAACACGTTCACCTTGTTGCAGCTAAATACGATGTGCTTATTGCTCTTCACACTGACCACTGTCATCCAGAAAAAGTTGATAGCTTCCTAATTCCACTAATTGAAGAAACAGAAAAGAGAAGAGCTCAAGGCCAGCCTAACCTATTCCATTCTCATATGTTTGATGGATCAGTCCTACCAACAAATGAAAATATCGAAATGAGTAAGAAGCTTTTAGAGAGATGTGCTAAGAGTGAAATCATTCTTGAGATTGAAACAGGTGTTGTAGGTGGTGAAGAAGATGGTGTTAATAACGAAGATGCACCAGCTGATAAATTATACACAACTCCAGAAGAGATGGTTGAGGTAACAAAAGCACTTCGCCCTCTTGGTAAATTTATGTATGCTGCCACTTTTGGAAACGTACACGGAGTTTATAAGCCAGGAAATGTTAAGCTTCGTCCAGAAGTATTAAAAGAAGGACAAGCAGCAGTTGCAAAAGAATTAGGTGCAGATGCTGAAAACTGGCTTGTTTTCCACGGTGGTTCAGGAAGTGAACTTTCTGAGATTCACGAGACACTTGGATATGGAGTTATTAAAATGAATATCGATACCGATACTCAATATGCCTACTCTCGTCCAGTTGTGGATCACATGTTCAAGAATTACGATGAAATGCTTAAGATCGAAGGTGAAGTTGGAAACAAGAAGAAGTACGATCCTCGCGCTTGGATGAAGAAAGCAGAAAATGCAATGACTGAACGTATTTCACAAGCTTGTCGTGACCTTAAGTCCGATGGAAAATCAATCATTCTATAA
- a CDS encoding TIGR01777 family oxidoreductase: protein MKVLITGGTGFIGSFLTNSFLEHGYDEVRILTRNLEGRTSTPKVKYFEWDVEKGQMDMAALMGVNAIINLAGENIADGRWTTEKKDRIYNSRINATNLLYEKLKQLQSRGLPLPNKLISTSAIGIYGDRADEELKTDSDASDDFLGQVCRDWEAAAKKVSKLGISVKIIRVGVVLSSEGGALAKMLPAFKMGVAGRIGDGHQYMSWIHIRDLADLYRFLVEHETEKDIIHGVAPNPIENIDFTETLGRVLHRPTFIPLPEIAAKTIFGEMSHVLLDSQKVSCEETKDCGFEYSFNFLEAALRDTLRNRI, encoded by the coding sequence ATGAAAGTATTAATAACAGGTGGTACAGGCTTTATTGGCTCATTTCTAACAAACTCATTCTTAGAGCATGGTTATGATGAGGTACGTATTTTAACTCGCAACCTAGAAGGAAGAACAAGCACTCCTAAAGTGAAATACTTTGAGTGGGATGTTGAAAAAGGTCAAATGGATATGGCCGCACTCATGGGTGTTAATGCAATTATTAATTTGGCCGGTGAAAATATTGCAGATGGTAGGTGGACGACAGAGAAGAAGGATCGCATTTATAATTCAAGAATTAATGCGACAAACCTTCTTTATGAAAAATTAAAGCAGCTGCAATCCAGAGGTCTTCCTCTTCCCAATAAACTCATTAGTACTTCGGCCATTGGAATATATGGTGACCGAGCAGATGAGGAACTTAAAACAGATAGTGATGCAAGTGATGACTTCTTGGGACAAGTTTGTCGTGACTGGGAAGCGGCCGCAAAAAAAGTTTCAAAGCTTGGTATTAGTGTGAAAATTATTCGAGTTGGTGTCGTCCTCTCTAGTGAAGGAGGTGCTCTAGCAAAGATGCTTCCTGCTTTTAAGATGGGAGTTGCTGGAAGAATCGGTGATGGCCATCAGTATATGAGCTGGATTCATATTAGGGATCTCGCAGACCTATATCGATTCTTGGTTGAACATGAAACGGAAAAAGATATTATTCACGGTGTTGCACCAAATCCAATAGAGAATATTGACTTCACGGAAACTCTTGGACGTGTTCTTCATCGGCCAACTTTCATTCCATTACCGGAGATTGCTGCGAAAACAATATTTGGTGAAATGTCACATGTCTTACTAGATAGCCAAAAGGTTTCATGTGAAGAAACAAAGGACTGTGGCTTTGAATACTCATTTAATTTTCTTGAGGCGGCATTAAGAGATACTCTTCGCAATCGTATCTAA
- the spt gene encoding serine palmitoyltransferase — MSLKFSSAADRLMDKANMLKSKDLYPFFRQIGDSEGTVVKIDGRDQIMIGSNNYLGLTHHPHVKEAAIKAIEKYGTGCTGSRFLNGNLTIHEELEEKLATYLGHEKALIFSTGMQTNLGALSAICGPRDCMLFDSENHASIIDASRLAMGTTFKYRHNDMESLEEQLEANIDRFQKVIIVADGVFSMTGDIANLPEMVRLAEKYGAYIYVDDAHGIGVMGEKGAGTMNHFGVTDKVHLNMGTFSKSFASIGGVLSGDAETINYVKHLARSFMFSASMAPSAVATVSACIDVINEDDTLHEKLWDNVQFMRNGFQEIGFYTYNSQTPIIPIFIGDDVKSMLVTKFLSDHGVFATPVVPPAVPKGEALIRTSYMATHSKSELTKVLEVFAKAKKEFDLPSTMGH, encoded by the coding sequence ATGTCGTTGAAATTTTCAAGTGCAGCTGACCGTTTAATGGACAAAGCAAATATGCTTAAGTCTAAAGATCTTTATCCATTCTTTCGTCAAATTGGTGACTCAGAAGGAACGGTTGTAAAAATTGATGGCCGTGATCAAATCATGATCGGCTCAAATAACTACCTTGGTCTAACTCACCACCCACATGTGAAAGAAGCGGCCATAAAGGCCATTGAAAAATACGGTACAGGTTGTACAGGTTCAAGATTTCTTAATGGAAATTTAACGATACACGAAGAACTTGAAGAAAAGCTAGCTACATACCTTGGGCATGAAAAGGCCCTTATCTTTTCAACAGGTATGCAAACGAACCTTGGTGCTCTATCTGCTATTTGTGGACCAAGAGATTGTATGCTCTTTGATTCTGAAAATCATGCTTCAATCATTGATGCTTCACGTTTAGCAATGGGAACAACTTTTAAATATCGTCACAACGATATGGAGTCTCTTGAAGAGCAACTTGAAGCTAATATCGATCGCTTCCAAAAAGTTATCATCGTAGCTGACGGTGTTTTCTCAATGACTGGTGATATTGCAAACCTTCCAGAAATGGTAAGACTTGCAGAAAAATATGGTGCCTATATCTACGTTGACGATGCTCATGGTATCGGTGTTATGGGAGAAAAAGGTGCAGGAACGATGAACCACTTTGGTGTAACTGATAAAGTACACTTAAATATGGGAACGTTTTCTAAATCATTTGCTTCTATTGGTGGTGTACTTTCAGGTGATGCTGAAACTATCAACTACGTAAAACACTTAGCGAGATCATTTATGTTCTCTGCTTCAATGGCCCCTTCAGCAGTTGCGACAGTATCTGCATGTATCGACGTTATCAATGAAGACGACACTCTTCATGAGAAACTATGGGATAACGTACAATTTATGAGAAATGGATTCCAAGAAATTGGGTTCTATACATATAATTCGCAAACACCAATTATTCCAATCTTCATCGGTGACGATGTGAAATCGATGCTTGTAACAAAATTCCTAAGTGATCACGGAGTTTTTGCAACTCCAGTTGTTCCACCAGCAGTACCTAAGGGAGAGGCCCTTATTAGAACAAGTTATATGGCAACTCATAGTAAGAGTGAGCTAACAAAAGTTCTTGAGGTATTTGCAAAGGCCAAGAAGGAATTTGATCTTCCTTCAACAATGGGACACTAG
- a CDS encoding PilZ domain-containing protein, with translation MDANKKFYFSEIPKDERLSFLRRAVSDGLSVEVWQKGQDKDKVEKFKIKSLDEDNLELSVDFDASIIAKLAGSKNKESEVLIKITFKSVYLFSSSFLSFNSASELYSLKADRPFYKSQQRTNYRLHANSYIPIQIKIEEDVFDCNDISAGGISFNCSSEFKEKFAKETIFAKATVRLASKRFEIPQLKIAATWPNDSDSEKPLGIGAAFQNMDKDVEEDLVLSINSEARGEELRKQAAMKKGT, from the coding sequence ATGGATGCTAATAAGAAATTTTATTTCTCTGAAATCCCCAAGGATGAGAGGTTAAGTTTTTTAAGAAGGGCCGTAAGTGACGGACTTAGCGTAGAGGTTTGGCAAAAAGGTCAAGACAAAGACAAAGTCGAAAAATTTAAAATAAAATCTCTCGATGAAGACAACCTTGAACTTTCAGTAGATTTTGACGCAAGCATCATTGCGAAACTTGCTGGTTCAAAGAATAAAGAAAGTGAAGTTCTAATTAAAATCACTTTTAAGTCTGTATACCTATTCTCTAGCTCGTTTCTAAGTTTCAATTCAGCAAGTGAATTATATAGTCTTAAAGCTGATCGACCTTTCTATAAAAGTCAGCAACGTACTAACTATCGACTACACGCAAACTCATATATCCCTATTCAAATTAAAATTGAAGAAGATGTATTTGACTGCAATGATATTTCTGCTGGTGGAATAAGCTTTAATTGCTCTTCTGAATTCAAAGAGAAGTTTGCAAAAGAGACCATCTTTGCCAAGGCCACTGTAAGACTTGCTTCTAAGCGCTTTGAGATTCCTCAACTTAAGATTGCAGCAACTTGGCCAAATGATTCGGACTCAGAAAAGCCTTTAGGTATTGGTGCCGCTTTTCAAAATATGGATAAAGATGTTGAGGAAGACCTCGTTCTTTCAATTAACTCTGAAGCCCGTGGAGAAGAGCTTAGAAAGCAGGCGGCGATGAAGAAAGGCACTTAG
- the adeD gene encoding adenine deaminase, with product MSLANKETQKLSPKELREVLKTARGDGEIDLLIKNVKILDLVNGEVVESSIAISGKTIAGIGKEYDDQPAKRIYDAQGATAVPGFIDGHLHVESSMMHPFEFERLTLPLGTTTAICDPHEITNVMGDRGFSWFLRCSELMDQNLFVQVSSCIPALPGFETNGGQFDIIDMKKYKEHPRVLGLAEMMNFPGVINGVEGVLEKVEEFAELNLDGHSPMLRGKQLNAYIAAGIQNCHETIFADEAKEKLQKGMGLIIREGSVAKNLKTLAPVVNEFNSCQCLLCTDDRNPYEIFNEGHINYMIKKMINELGTPAHIAYRLSSFSAAKHFGLKKLGLIAPGKQADIVLVGKLEDVDVKEVFKKGELVSELDLPSKVMDKLNKSEPPKENTIKRSFLAPTDFNYDLSAGTYNVMEIVKDEIITNHLKVKYDGEEFAEDDISYITVIERYGQKRKPSLGLVKGMGLTRGAIASSVAHDSHNIVVIGKTPQDIATAANEIIENAGGFCVVDKGRVTASLSLPIAGLLSLESAETINEGIIQLKEACKEIEVAVNEPFIQMAFLALPVIPTLKITDMGLVDVTKFEFIDLKCED from the coding sequence ATGTCACTTGCAAATAAGGAAACACAAAAATTATCACCTAAAGAGTTAAGAGAGGTCTTAAAGACTGCTCGCGGCGATGGTGAAATTGATTTACTTATTAAAAATGTAAAAATCCTTGATCTCGTTAACGGTGAAGTGGTTGAGAGCTCAATTGCTATCTCTGGTAAAACGATTGCAGGAATTGGTAAGGAATACGACGATCAACCAGCAAAACGTATTTATGATGCCCAGGGAGCGACAGCTGTTCCTGGCTTTATTGACGGCCATCTTCATGTTGAATCTTCAATGATGCATCCATTTGAGTTTGAAAGATTGACTCTGCCTTTGGGAACAACAACGGCCATTTGTGACCCCCATGAAATTACAAATGTAATGGGAGATCGTGGGTTTTCTTGGTTTCTTAGATGTAGTGAACTTATGGATCAAAATCTATTTGTTCAAGTTAGTTCTTGTATTCCTGCTCTTCCTGGTTTTGAAACAAATGGTGGGCAATTTGATATTATTGATATGAAAAAGTACAAGGAGCATCCTCGAGTTCTTGGCCTTGCTGAAATGATGAATTTTCCTGGGGTCATTAATGGTGTAGAAGGTGTGCTTGAAAAAGTCGAAGAATTTGCAGAGCTAAATCTTGATGGGCACTCACCAATGCTTCGTGGAAAACAGCTTAATGCTTATATCGCAGCAGGGATTCAGAATTGTCACGAGACTATTTTTGCAGATGAAGCAAAAGAGAAGCTTCAAAAGGGGATGGGACTAATCATTCGTGAAGGCTCTGTTGCAAAGAATTTAAAAACTCTTGCTCCTGTTGTAAATGAGTTCAACTCTTGTCAGTGCCTTCTTTGTACTGATGATCGCAATCCATATGAAATATTCAATGAAGGTCATATCAATTATATGATTAAGAAGATGATTAATGAGCTTGGTACACCTGCTCATATTGCTTATAGGCTATCAAGCTTTTCAGCAGCAAAACATTTTGGGTTAAAGAAGCTAGGCTTAATTGCTCCTGGCAAGCAAGCAGATATTGTTCTTGTTGGAAAACTTGAAGATGTCGATGTGAAAGAAGTTTTCAAAAAAGGTGAGCTTGTAAGTGAGTTAGATCTTCCATCTAAAGTTATGGATAAACTTAATAAGTCTGAGCCTCCAAAAGAGAATACAATCAAACGAAGCTTCTTAGCACCTACAGATTTTAATTATGATTTAAGTGCTGGAACTTATAATGTGATGGAAATTGTAAAAGATGAAATCATCACTAATCACTTAAAAGTTAAGTATGATGGTGAAGAATTTGCTGAAGATGATATTTCATATATCACTGTGATTGAGAGATACGGTCAAAAAAGAAAACCAAGCCTTGGTTTAGTAAAGGGGATGGGGCTTACGAGAGGGGCCATCGCTTCAAGTGTTGCTCATGATTCTCACAATATTGTCGTCATCGGAAAGACTCCACAGGATATTGCAACTGCGGCAAACGAAATTATCGAAAATGCCGGTGGTTTCTGTGTCGTTGATAAGGGGAGAGTAACAGCATCTCTATCTCTACCTATTGCTGGACTTCTTAGTTTAGAGTCAGCTGAAACAATTAATGAAGGAATTATCCAATTAAAAGAAGCCTGTAAGGAAATTGAAGTAGCAGTAAATGAACCATTTATTCAAATGGCCTTCCTTGCACTACCTGTAATTCCAACTTTAAAAATAACAGATATGGGATTAGTTGATGTAACGAAGTTTGAGTTCATCGATCTTAAATGTGAAGATTAA
- a CDS encoding nitroreductase family protein has protein sequence MSDDIFTEKLELNYTEVAPEINFEEFEKVITSRRSVRVFGDEEVPDEVVQKAIEHGLLAPNSSNLQPWEFHWVKSDDTRSRLAKFCFGQNGAKTAKHLIVCVAKTDTWRKNSKRMISSLEEVNKKKGLEVPKAVKAYYSKVTPMAYGYMGPFGILSPFKWLFFNTIGLFQVIFREPMFPSELKTWAHKTTALACENIMLSVRAQGYDTLPMEGFDAKRAKKLLGLGCHDHITMILGVGKRSENGVYGPQFRFPKEEFIKKH, from the coding sequence GTGAGTGATGACATTTTTACAGAGAAACTTGAGTTGAATTACACAGAGGTTGCTCCTGAGATCAACTTTGAGGAATTTGAAAAGGTTATCACTTCACGTCGAAGTGTCCGTGTTTTTGGTGATGAAGAAGTTCCTGATGAAGTTGTTCAAAAGGCAATCGAACATGGACTGCTGGCACCAAACTCATCAAACTTACAACCATGGGAATTCCATTGGGTTAAAAGTGACGATACGAGAAGTCGTTTAGCAAAGTTTTGTTTTGGACAAAATGGAGCTAAGACGGCCAAACACTTAATTGTCTGTGTGGCAAAGACTGATACTTGGAGAAAGAATTCAAAACGAATGATTTCTTCGTTAGAAGAGGTAAATAAAAAGAAAGGGTTGGAAGTGCCAAAGGCAGTAAAGGCCTACTATAGTAAGGTCACTCCGATGGCCTATGGTTATATGGGACCTTTTGGAATCTTATCTCCTTTTAAATGGCTCTTCTTCAATACAATTGGTCTTTTTCAAGTGATCTTTCGCGAGCCAATGTTTCCATCCGAACTTAAAACTTGGGCCCATAAAACAACAGCATTAGCTTGTGAAAATATTATGCTCTCTGTAAGAGCTCAGGGATATGACACTCTTCCGATGGAAGGCTTTGATGCTAAGAGAGCAAAGAAGTTACTAGGTCTAGGATGTCATGATCATATTACGATGATCTTGGGCGTTGGGAAGAGATCTGAAAATGGGGTATATGGGCCACAATTTCGATTCCCTAAGGAAGAGTTCATTAAGAAGCACTAA
- a CDS encoding sulfite exporter TauE/SafE family protein yields the protein MEDISLIQGIGIFIFILFAGFIDSMAGGGGLITIPTYLAAGVPAPFILGTNKCVSCCSKSLSIFRYIKNKKIDFKFILPPTIAAFIASLIGARLSSILDSKHMVYILILVIPFIFIMKYLKGRRGLVDPSKLEKTQVIIRSSIIGLMIGGYDGFFGPGTGTFLIISMMFFLHFDILKASPHAAFINYTSNVAAFITFLIKGVIMWKVVAIALPAGLIGNYLGSNQVLKENRTTVTTAFNVVLVGLLVKSIYDISMM from the coding sequence ATGGAAGATATCTCTCTAATTCAAGGAATTGGAATATTTATATTTATACTCTTTGCAGGCTTCATTGATTCCATGGCCGGAGGTGGTGGGCTTATAACAATACCGACATACCTTGCAGCAGGAGTTCCCGCACCTTTTATTCTTGGAACTAATAAATGTGTTTCATGTTGTTCAAAGTCCTTATCAATTTTTCGCTATATAAAGAATAAGAAAATCGACTTTAAGTTTATTCTTCCCCCTACGATAGCAGCATTCATTGCTTCCTTAATAGGTGCACGACTAAGTTCTATTCTAGATTCAAAGCATATGGTCTACATATTAATCCTCGTTATACCTTTTATTTTCATCATGAAGTATTTGAAAGGGAGACGTGGACTTGTGGACCCAAGTAAACTTGAAAAAACTCAAGTAATCATCAGATCATCGATAATCGGCTTAATGATTGGTGGCTACGATGGCTTCTTTGGCCCTGGAACAGGAACGTTTCTCATTATCTCCATGATGTTCTTTCTTCATTTTGATATTTTAAAAGCTTCACCACATGCTGCGTTTATTAATTACACAAGTAATGTTGCGGCCTTTATAACCTTTCTTATAAAAGGAGTAATCATGTGGAAAGTTGTGGCCATTGCACTTCCGGCCGGTTTAATTGGAAACTACCTTGGATCAAACCAGGTACTTAAAGAAAATAGGACAACGGTAACAACAGCATTTAATGTCGTCCTCGTTGGCCTATTAGTAAAATCCATTTATGACATTAGTATGATGTAG